A single genomic interval of Pseudochaenichthys georgianus chromosome 3, fPseGeo1.2, whole genome shotgun sequence harbors:
- the galnt2 gene encoding polypeptide N-acetylgalactosaminyltransferase 2 isoform X4: protein MRRKSRILLCFAVLWVVGIAYYFYSGTALSRKDEWGSSDSSSKSKAQISDDKTNGLETLPPGKVRWQDFDQDLYVGATVVRAGQDPYARNKFNQVESDKLRMDRAVPDTRHDHCRHKQWKTELPASSVVITFHNEARSALLRTVVSVLKKSPVHLVKEIILVDDYSDNPEDGALLGKIEKIRVLRNDRREGLMRSRVRGADAAVAPVLTFLDSHCECNDHWLEPLLERVAEDKSRVVSPIIDVINMDNFQYVGASADLKGGFDWNLVFKWDYMTLEQRRARQGNPIAPIKTPMIAGGLFVMDKDYFELLGKYDMMMDVWGGENLEISFRVWQCGGSLEIIPCSRVGHVFRKQHPYTFPGGSGTVFAKNTRRAAEVWMDEYKNFYYAAVPSARNVPYGNIQSRMEMKKRLGCKPFKWYLDNVYPELRVPDHQDIAFGALQQGGNCLDTLGHFADGVVGVYECHNAGGNQVALLRRHTQEWALTKDKSVKHMDLCLTVVERTAGSLIKLQGCRENDSRQKWEQIESNSKLRHVGSNLCLDSRNARMGGLTVEVCSPSLNQQWKFTLNLQS from the exons gATGAATGGGGCTCCAGTGACTCGTCGAGTAAGAGCAAAGCTCAAATCTCTGACGACAAGACTAACGGCCTGGAAACTCTGCCGCCAG gtAAGGTGCGCTGGCAGGACTTTGACCAGGATCTGTACGTTGGAGCCACAGTGGTGCGAGCGGGTCAGGATCCGTACGCCAGGAACAAGTTCAACCAGGTGGAGAGCGACAAACTCCGTATGGACAGAGCCGTGCCCGACACCAGACATGACCA ttgcaGACATAAACAATGGAAGACTGAACTGCCCGCCTCCAGCGTCGTCATCACTTTCCACAATGAAGCTCGCTCTGCTCTGCTGAGGACTGTGGTCAG TGTCCTGAAGAAAAGTCCTGTTCACTTGGTCAAAGAAATCATTCTGGTTGACGACTACAGTGATAACC cgGAGGATGGAGCGCTTCTGGGGAAAATAGAAAAAATACGCGTGTTGAGAAATGACCGCAGAGAAG GACTGATGCGTTCGAGGGTCCGCGGAGCAGACGCCGCCGTGGCTCCAGTCCTCACCTTCTTAGACTCTCACTGTGAATGTAACGACCACTGGCTGGAGCCGCTGCTGGAGAGAGTGGccgag GACAAAAGCAGAGTCGTTTCTCCTATCATCGATGTCATCAACATGGACAACTTCCAGTACGTAGGCGCCTCGGCTGATCTGAAAGGAG GTTTCGACTGGAATTTGGTGTTTAAATGGGACTACAtgactctggagcagagacgAGCCAGACAAGGCAACCCCATTGCCCCCATAAA GACTCCAATGATAGCAGGAGGTCTTTTCGTCATGGATAAGGACTACTTTGAGCTGCTGGGAAAGTACGACATGATGATGGACGTATGGGGAGGAGAAAACCTCG AGATCTCATTTCGGGTGTGGCAGTGTGGTGGCAGTCTTGAGATCATCCCCTGCAGCAGAGTTGGGCACGTCTTCAGAAAACAACATCCATACACCTTCCCCGGAGGCAGTGGGACTGTGTTTgcaaa GAACacgaggagagcagcagaggtgtgGATGGATGAGTATAAAAACTTTTACTACGCTGCCGTCCCCTCAGCGAGAAACGTCCCCTATGGAAA tatCCAGAGTCGTATGGAGATGAAGAAGAGATTAGGATGCAAACCATTTAAATGGTACCTGGACAATGTCTACCCGGAACTACG tgtcccGGACCACCAGGACATCGCGTTCGGAGCGCTGCAGCAGGGAGGAAACTGTCTGGACACTCTGGGCCATTTTGCTGACGGCGTGGTGGGCGTCTACGAATGCCACAACGCCGGAGGAAACCAGGTAGCGTTACTACGACGACACACACAG GAGTGGGCCCTGACCAAGGATAAGTCTGTGAAGCACATGGACCTGTGTCTGACCGTGGTGGAGCGCACGGCCGGCTCCCTCATCAAACTACAGGGCTGTCGAGAGAACGACAGCCGACAG AAATGGGAGCAGATTGAGTCCAACTCGAAGCTACGTCACGTGGGTAGCAACCTCTGCCTGGACAGCCGCAATGCCAGGATGGGGGGCCTCACGGTGGAGGTCTGCAGCCCGAGCCTCAACCAGCAGTGGAAGTTCACCCTCAATCTACAATCATAG
- the galnt2 gene encoding polypeptide N-acetylgalactosaminyltransferase 2 isoform X5 has translation MRRKSRILLCFAVLWVVGIAYYFYSGTALSRKDEWGSSDSSSKSKAQISDDKTNGLETLPPGKVRWQDFDQDLYVGATVVRAGQDPYARNKFNQVESDKLRMDRAVPDTRHDHCRHKQWKTELPASSVVITFHNEARSALLRTVVSVLKKSPVHLVKEIILVDDYSDNPEDGALLGKIEKIRVLRNDRREGLMRSRVRGADAAVAPVLTFLDSHCECNDHWLEPLLERVAEDKSRVVSPIIDVINMDNFQYVGASADLKGGFDWNLVFKWDYMTLEQRRARQGNPIAPIKTPMIAGGLFVMDKDYFELLGKYDMMMDVWGGENLEISFRVWQCGGSLEIIPCSRVGHVFRKQHPYTFPGGSGTVFAKNTRRAAEVWMDEYKNFYYAAVPSARNVPYGNIQSRMEMKKRLGCKPFKWYLDNVYPELRVPDHQDIAFGALQQGGNCLDTLGHFADGVVGVYECHNAGGNQEWALTKDKSVKHMDLCLTVVERTAGSLIKLQGCRENDSRQVNTQKWEQIESNSKLRHVGSNLCLDSRNARMGGLTVEVCSPSLNQQWKFTLNLQS, from the exons gATGAATGGGGCTCCAGTGACTCGTCGAGTAAGAGCAAAGCTCAAATCTCTGACGACAAGACTAACGGCCTGGAAACTCTGCCGCCAG gtAAGGTGCGCTGGCAGGACTTTGACCAGGATCTGTACGTTGGAGCCACAGTGGTGCGAGCGGGTCAGGATCCGTACGCCAGGAACAAGTTCAACCAGGTGGAGAGCGACAAACTCCGTATGGACAGAGCCGTGCCCGACACCAGACATGACCA ttgcaGACATAAACAATGGAAGACTGAACTGCCCGCCTCCAGCGTCGTCATCACTTTCCACAATGAAGCTCGCTCTGCTCTGCTGAGGACTGTGGTCAG TGTCCTGAAGAAAAGTCCTGTTCACTTGGTCAAAGAAATCATTCTGGTTGACGACTACAGTGATAACC cgGAGGATGGAGCGCTTCTGGGGAAAATAGAAAAAATACGCGTGTTGAGAAATGACCGCAGAGAAG GACTGATGCGTTCGAGGGTCCGCGGAGCAGACGCCGCCGTGGCTCCAGTCCTCACCTTCTTAGACTCTCACTGTGAATGTAACGACCACTGGCTGGAGCCGCTGCTGGAGAGAGTGGccgag GACAAAAGCAGAGTCGTTTCTCCTATCATCGATGTCATCAACATGGACAACTTCCAGTACGTAGGCGCCTCGGCTGATCTGAAAGGAG GTTTCGACTGGAATTTGGTGTTTAAATGGGACTACAtgactctggagcagagacgAGCCAGACAAGGCAACCCCATTGCCCCCATAAA GACTCCAATGATAGCAGGAGGTCTTTTCGTCATGGATAAGGACTACTTTGAGCTGCTGGGAAAGTACGACATGATGATGGACGTATGGGGAGGAGAAAACCTCG AGATCTCATTTCGGGTGTGGCAGTGTGGTGGCAGTCTTGAGATCATCCCCTGCAGCAGAGTTGGGCACGTCTTCAGAAAACAACATCCATACACCTTCCCCGGAGGCAGTGGGACTGTGTTTgcaaa GAACacgaggagagcagcagaggtgtgGATGGATGAGTATAAAAACTTTTACTACGCTGCCGTCCCCTCAGCGAGAAACGTCCCCTATGGAAA tatCCAGAGTCGTATGGAGATGAAGAAGAGATTAGGATGCAAACCATTTAAATGGTACCTGGACAATGTCTACCCGGAACTACG tgtcccGGACCACCAGGACATCGCGTTCGGAGCGCTGCAGCAGGGAGGAAACTGTCTGGACACTCTGGGCCATTTTGCTGACGGCGTGGTGGGCGTCTACGAATGCCACAACGCCGGAGGAAACCAG GAGTGGGCCCTGACCAAGGATAAGTCTGTGAAGCACATGGACCTGTGTCTGACCGTGGTGGAGCGCACGGCCGGCTCCCTCATCAAACTACAGGGCTGTCGAGAGAACGACAGCCGACAGGTAAACACG CAGAAATGGGAGCAGATTGAGTCCAACTCGAAGCTACGTCACGTGGGTAGCAACCTCTGCCTGGACAGCCGCAATGCCAGGATGGGGGGCCTCACGGTGGAGGTCTGCAGCCCGAGCCTCAACCAGCAGTGGAAGTTCACCCTCAATCTACAATCATAG
- the galnt2 gene encoding polypeptide N-acetylgalactosaminyltransferase 2 isoform X6 translates to MRRKSRILLCFAVLWVVGIAYYFYSGTALSRKDEWGSSDSSSKSKAQISDDKTNGLETLPPGKVRWQDFDQDLYVGATVVRAGQDPYARNKFNQVESDKLRMDRAVPDTRHDHCRHKQWKTELPASSVVITFHNEARSALLRTVVSVLKKSPVHLVKEIILVDDYSDNPEDGALLGKIEKIRVLRNDRREGLMRSRVRGADAAVAPVLTFLDSHCECNDHWLEPLLERVAEDKSRVVSPIIDVINMDNFQYVGASADLKGGFDWNLVFKWDYMTLEQRRARQGNPIAPIKTPMIAGGLFVMDKDYFELLGKYDMMMDVWGGENLEISFRVWQCGGSLEIIPCSRVGHVFRKQHPYTFPGGSGTVFAKNTRRAAEVWMDEYKNFYYAAVPSARNVPYGNIQSRMEMKKRLGCKPFKWYLDNVYPELRVPDHQDIAFGALQQGGNCLDTLGHFADGVVGVYECHNAGGNQEWALTKDKSVKHMDLCLTVVERTAGSLIKLQGCRENDSRQKWEQIESNSKLRHVGSNLCLDSRNARMGGLTVEVCSPSLNQQWKFTLNLQS, encoded by the exons gATGAATGGGGCTCCAGTGACTCGTCGAGTAAGAGCAAAGCTCAAATCTCTGACGACAAGACTAACGGCCTGGAAACTCTGCCGCCAG gtAAGGTGCGCTGGCAGGACTTTGACCAGGATCTGTACGTTGGAGCCACAGTGGTGCGAGCGGGTCAGGATCCGTACGCCAGGAACAAGTTCAACCAGGTGGAGAGCGACAAACTCCGTATGGACAGAGCCGTGCCCGACACCAGACATGACCA ttgcaGACATAAACAATGGAAGACTGAACTGCCCGCCTCCAGCGTCGTCATCACTTTCCACAATGAAGCTCGCTCTGCTCTGCTGAGGACTGTGGTCAG TGTCCTGAAGAAAAGTCCTGTTCACTTGGTCAAAGAAATCATTCTGGTTGACGACTACAGTGATAACC cgGAGGATGGAGCGCTTCTGGGGAAAATAGAAAAAATACGCGTGTTGAGAAATGACCGCAGAGAAG GACTGATGCGTTCGAGGGTCCGCGGAGCAGACGCCGCCGTGGCTCCAGTCCTCACCTTCTTAGACTCTCACTGTGAATGTAACGACCACTGGCTGGAGCCGCTGCTGGAGAGAGTGGccgag GACAAAAGCAGAGTCGTTTCTCCTATCATCGATGTCATCAACATGGACAACTTCCAGTACGTAGGCGCCTCGGCTGATCTGAAAGGAG GTTTCGACTGGAATTTGGTGTTTAAATGGGACTACAtgactctggagcagagacgAGCCAGACAAGGCAACCCCATTGCCCCCATAAA GACTCCAATGATAGCAGGAGGTCTTTTCGTCATGGATAAGGACTACTTTGAGCTGCTGGGAAAGTACGACATGATGATGGACGTATGGGGAGGAGAAAACCTCG AGATCTCATTTCGGGTGTGGCAGTGTGGTGGCAGTCTTGAGATCATCCCCTGCAGCAGAGTTGGGCACGTCTTCAGAAAACAACATCCATACACCTTCCCCGGAGGCAGTGGGACTGTGTTTgcaaa GAACacgaggagagcagcagaggtgtgGATGGATGAGTATAAAAACTTTTACTACGCTGCCGTCCCCTCAGCGAGAAACGTCCCCTATGGAAA tatCCAGAGTCGTATGGAGATGAAGAAGAGATTAGGATGCAAACCATTTAAATGGTACCTGGACAATGTCTACCCGGAACTACG tgtcccGGACCACCAGGACATCGCGTTCGGAGCGCTGCAGCAGGGAGGAAACTGTCTGGACACTCTGGGCCATTTTGCTGACGGCGTGGTGGGCGTCTACGAATGCCACAACGCCGGAGGAAACCAG GAGTGGGCCCTGACCAAGGATAAGTCTGTGAAGCACATGGACCTGTGTCTGACCGTGGTGGAGCGCACGGCCGGCTCCCTCATCAAACTACAGGGCTGTCGAGAGAACGACAGCCGACAG AAATGGGAGCAGATTGAGTCCAACTCGAAGCTACGTCACGTGGGTAGCAACCTCTGCCTGGACAGCCGCAATGCCAGGATGGGGGGCCTCACGGTGGAGGTCTGCAGCCCGAGCCTCAACCAGCAGTGGAAGTTCACCCTCAATCTACAATCATAG
- the galnt2 gene encoding polypeptide N-acetylgalactosaminyltransferase 2 isoform X1, with amino-acid sequence MRRKSRILLCFAVLWVVGIAYYFYSGTALSRKDEWGSSDSSSKSKAQISDDKTNGLETLPPGKVRWQDFDQDLYVGATVVRAGQDPYARNKFNQVESDKLRMDRAVPDTRHDHCRHKQWKTELPASSVVITFHNEARSALLRTVVSVLKKSPVHLVKEIILVDDYSDNPEDGALLGKIEKIRVLRNDRREGLMRSRVRGADAAVAPVLTFLDSHCECNDHWLEPLLERVAEDKSRVVSPIIDVINMDNFQYVGASADLKGGFDWNLVFKWDYMTLEQRRARQGNPIAPIKTPMIAGGLFVMDKDYFELLGKYDMMMDVWGGENLEISFRVWQCGGSLEIIPCSRVGHVFRKQHPYTFPGGSGTVFAKNTRRAAEVWMDEYKNFYYAAVPSARNVPYGNIQSRMEMKKRLGCKPFKWYLDNVYPELRVPDHQDIAFGALQQGGNCLDTLGHFADGVVGVYECHNAGGNQVALLRRHTQEWALTKDKSVKHMDLCLTVVERTAGSLIKLQGCRENDSRQVNTQKWEQIESNSKLRHVGSNLCLDSRNARMGGLTVEVCSPSLNQQWKFTLNLQS; translated from the exons gATGAATGGGGCTCCAGTGACTCGTCGAGTAAGAGCAAAGCTCAAATCTCTGACGACAAGACTAACGGCCTGGAAACTCTGCCGCCAG gtAAGGTGCGCTGGCAGGACTTTGACCAGGATCTGTACGTTGGAGCCACAGTGGTGCGAGCGGGTCAGGATCCGTACGCCAGGAACAAGTTCAACCAGGTGGAGAGCGACAAACTCCGTATGGACAGAGCCGTGCCCGACACCAGACATGACCA ttgcaGACATAAACAATGGAAGACTGAACTGCCCGCCTCCAGCGTCGTCATCACTTTCCACAATGAAGCTCGCTCTGCTCTGCTGAGGACTGTGGTCAG TGTCCTGAAGAAAAGTCCTGTTCACTTGGTCAAAGAAATCATTCTGGTTGACGACTACAGTGATAACC cgGAGGATGGAGCGCTTCTGGGGAAAATAGAAAAAATACGCGTGTTGAGAAATGACCGCAGAGAAG GACTGATGCGTTCGAGGGTCCGCGGAGCAGACGCCGCCGTGGCTCCAGTCCTCACCTTCTTAGACTCTCACTGTGAATGTAACGACCACTGGCTGGAGCCGCTGCTGGAGAGAGTGGccgag GACAAAAGCAGAGTCGTTTCTCCTATCATCGATGTCATCAACATGGACAACTTCCAGTACGTAGGCGCCTCGGCTGATCTGAAAGGAG GTTTCGACTGGAATTTGGTGTTTAAATGGGACTACAtgactctggagcagagacgAGCCAGACAAGGCAACCCCATTGCCCCCATAAA GACTCCAATGATAGCAGGAGGTCTTTTCGTCATGGATAAGGACTACTTTGAGCTGCTGGGAAAGTACGACATGATGATGGACGTATGGGGAGGAGAAAACCTCG AGATCTCATTTCGGGTGTGGCAGTGTGGTGGCAGTCTTGAGATCATCCCCTGCAGCAGAGTTGGGCACGTCTTCAGAAAACAACATCCATACACCTTCCCCGGAGGCAGTGGGACTGTGTTTgcaaa GAACacgaggagagcagcagaggtgtgGATGGATGAGTATAAAAACTTTTACTACGCTGCCGTCCCCTCAGCGAGAAACGTCCCCTATGGAAA tatCCAGAGTCGTATGGAGATGAAGAAGAGATTAGGATGCAAACCATTTAAATGGTACCTGGACAATGTCTACCCGGAACTACG tgtcccGGACCACCAGGACATCGCGTTCGGAGCGCTGCAGCAGGGAGGAAACTGTCTGGACACTCTGGGCCATTTTGCTGACGGCGTGGTGGGCGTCTACGAATGCCACAACGCCGGAGGAAACCAGGTAGCGTTACTACGACGACACACACAG GAGTGGGCCCTGACCAAGGATAAGTCTGTGAAGCACATGGACCTGTGTCTGACCGTGGTGGAGCGCACGGCCGGCTCCCTCATCAAACTACAGGGCTGTCGAGAGAACGACAGCCGACAGGTAAACACG CAGAAATGGGAGCAGATTGAGTCCAACTCGAAGCTACGTCACGTGGGTAGCAACCTCTGCCTGGACAGCCGCAATGCCAGGATGGGGGGCCTCACGGTGGAGGTCTGCAGCCCGAGCCTCAACCAGCAGTGGAAGTTCACCCTCAATCTACAATCATAG
- the galnt2 gene encoding polypeptide N-acetylgalactosaminyltransferase 2 isoform X3 translates to MRRKSRILLCFAVLWVVGIAYYFYSGTALSRKDEWGSSDSSSKSKAQISDDKTNGLETLPPGKVRWQDFDQDLYVGATVVRAGQDPYARNKFNQVESDKLRMDRAVPDTRHDHCRHKQWKTELPASSVVITFHNEARSALLRTVVSVLKKSPVHLVKEIILVDDYSDNPEDGALLGKIEKIRVLRNDRREGLMRSRVRGADAAVAPVLTFLDSHCECNDHWLEPLLERVAEDKSRVVSPIIDVINMDNFQYVGASADLKGGFDWNLVFKWDYMTLEQRRARQGNPIAPIKTPMIAGGLFVMDKDYFELLGKYDMMMDVWGGENLEISFRVWQCGGSLEIIPCSRVGHVFRKQHPYTFPGGSGTVFAKNTRRAAEVWMDEYKNFYYAAVPSARNVPYGNIQSRMEMKKRLGCKPFKWYLDNVYPELRVPDHQDIAFGALQQGGNCLDTLGHFADGVVGVYECHNAGGNQVALLRRHTQEWALTKDKSVKHMDLCLTVVERTAGSLIKLQGCRENDSRQQKWEQIESNSKLRHVGSNLCLDSRNARMGGLTVEVCSPSLNQQWKFTLNLQS, encoded by the exons gATGAATGGGGCTCCAGTGACTCGTCGAGTAAGAGCAAAGCTCAAATCTCTGACGACAAGACTAACGGCCTGGAAACTCTGCCGCCAG gtAAGGTGCGCTGGCAGGACTTTGACCAGGATCTGTACGTTGGAGCCACAGTGGTGCGAGCGGGTCAGGATCCGTACGCCAGGAACAAGTTCAACCAGGTGGAGAGCGACAAACTCCGTATGGACAGAGCCGTGCCCGACACCAGACATGACCA ttgcaGACATAAACAATGGAAGACTGAACTGCCCGCCTCCAGCGTCGTCATCACTTTCCACAATGAAGCTCGCTCTGCTCTGCTGAGGACTGTGGTCAG TGTCCTGAAGAAAAGTCCTGTTCACTTGGTCAAAGAAATCATTCTGGTTGACGACTACAGTGATAACC cgGAGGATGGAGCGCTTCTGGGGAAAATAGAAAAAATACGCGTGTTGAGAAATGACCGCAGAGAAG GACTGATGCGTTCGAGGGTCCGCGGAGCAGACGCCGCCGTGGCTCCAGTCCTCACCTTCTTAGACTCTCACTGTGAATGTAACGACCACTGGCTGGAGCCGCTGCTGGAGAGAGTGGccgag GACAAAAGCAGAGTCGTTTCTCCTATCATCGATGTCATCAACATGGACAACTTCCAGTACGTAGGCGCCTCGGCTGATCTGAAAGGAG GTTTCGACTGGAATTTGGTGTTTAAATGGGACTACAtgactctggagcagagacgAGCCAGACAAGGCAACCCCATTGCCCCCATAAA GACTCCAATGATAGCAGGAGGTCTTTTCGTCATGGATAAGGACTACTTTGAGCTGCTGGGAAAGTACGACATGATGATGGACGTATGGGGAGGAGAAAACCTCG AGATCTCATTTCGGGTGTGGCAGTGTGGTGGCAGTCTTGAGATCATCCCCTGCAGCAGAGTTGGGCACGTCTTCAGAAAACAACATCCATACACCTTCCCCGGAGGCAGTGGGACTGTGTTTgcaaa GAACacgaggagagcagcagaggtgtgGATGGATGAGTATAAAAACTTTTACTACGCTGCCGTCCCCTCAGCGAGAAACGTCCCCTATGGAAA tatCCAGAGTCGTATGGAGATGAAGAAGAGATTAGGATGCAAACCATTTAAATGGTACCTGGACAATGTCTACCCGGAACTACG tgtcccGGACCACCAGGACATCGCGTTCGGAGCGCTGCAGCAGGGAGGAAACTGTCTGGACACTCTGGGCCATTTTGCTGACGGCGTGGTGGGCGTCTACGAATGCCACAACGCCGGAGGAAACCAGGTAGCGTTACTACGACGACACACACAG GAGTGGGCCCTGACCAAGGATAAGTCTGTGAAGCACATGGACCTGTGTCTGACCGTGGTGGAGCGCACGGCCGGCTCCCTCATCAAACTACAGGGCTGTCGAGAGAACGACAGCCGACAG CAGAAATGGGAGCAGATTGAGTCCAACTCGAAGCTACGTCACGTGGGTAGCAACCTCTGCCTGGACAGCCGCAATGCCAGGATGGGGGGCCTCACGGTGGAGGTCTGCAGCCCGAGCCTCAACCAGCAGTGGAAGTTCACCCTCAATCTACAATCATAG
- the galnt2 gene encoding polypeptide N-acetylgalactosaminyltransferase 2 isoform X2, with protein sequence MRRKSRILLCFAVLWVVGIAYYFYSGTALSRKDEWGSSDSSSKSKAQISDDKTNGLETLPPGKVRWQDFDQDLYVGATVVRAGQDPYARNKFNQVESDKLRMDRAVPDTRHDHCRHKQWKTELPASSVVITFHNEARSALLRTVVSVLKKSPVHLVKEIILVDDYSDNPEDGALLGKIEKIRVLRNDRREGLMRSRVRGADAAVAPVLTFLDSHCECNDHWLEPLLERVAEDKSRVVSPIIDVINMDNFQYVGASADLKGGFDWNLVFKWDYMTLEQRRARQGNPIAPIKTPMIAGGLFVMDKDYFELLGKYDMMMDVWGGENLEISFRVWQCGGSLEIIPCSRVGHVFRKQHPYTFPGGSGTVFAKNTRRAAEVWMDEYKNFYYAAVPSARNVPYGNIQSRMEMKKRLGCKPFKWYLDNVYPELRVPDHQDIAFGALQQGGNCLDTLGHFADGVVGVYECHNAGGNQVALLRRHTQEWALTKDKSVKHMDLCLTVVERTAGSLIKLQGCRENDSRQVNTKWEQIESNSKLRHVGSNLCLDSRNARMGGLTVEVCSPSLNQQWKFTLNLQS encoded by the exons gATGAATGGGGCTCCAGTGACTCGTCGAGTAAGAGCAAAGCTCAAATCTCTGACGACAAGACTAACGGCCTGGAAACTCTGCCGCCAG gtAAGGTGCGCTGGCAGGACTTTGACCAGGATCTGTACGTTGGAGCCACAGTGGTGCGAGCGGGTCAGGATCCGTACGCCAGGAACAAGTTCAACCAGGTGGAGAGCGACAAACTCCGTATGGACAGAGCCGTGCCCGACACCAGACATGACCA ttgcaGACATAAACAATGGAAGACTGAACTGCCCGCCTCCAGCGTCGTCATCACTTTCCACAATGAAGCTCGCTCTGCTCTGCTGAGGACTGTGGTCAG TGTCCTGAAGAAAAGTCCTGTTCACTTGGTCAAAGAAATCATTCTGGTTGACGACTACAGTGATAACC cgGAGGATGGAGCGCTTCTGGGGAAAATAGAAAAAATACGCGTGTTGAGAAATGACCGCAGAGAAG GACTGATGCGTTCGAGGGTCCGCGGAGCAGACGCCGCCGTGGCTCCAGTCCTCACCTTCTTAGACTCTCACTGTGAATGTAACGACCACTGGCTGGAGCCGCTGCTGGAGAGAGTGGccgag GACAAAAGCAGAGTCGTTTCTCCTATCATCGATGTCATCAACATGGACAACTTCCAGTACGTAGGCGCCTCGGCTGATCTGAAAGGAG GTTTCGACTGGAATTTGGTGTTTAAATGGGACTACAtgactctggagcagagacgAGCCAGACAAGGCAACCCCATTGCCCCCATAAA GACTCCAATGATAGCAGGAGGTCTTTTCGTCATGGATAAGGACTACTTTGAGCTGCTGGGAAAGTACGACATGATGATGGACGTATGGGGAGGAGAAAACCTCG AGATCTCATTTCGGGTGTGGCAGTGTGGTGGCAGTCTTGAGATCATCCCCTGCAGCAGAGTTGGGCACGTCTTCAGAAAACAACATCCATACACCTTCCCCGGAGGCAGTGGGACTGTGTTTgcaaa GAACacgaggagagcagcagaggtgtgGATGGATGAGTATAAAAACTTTTACTACGCTGCCGTCCCCTCAGCGAGAAACGTCCCCTATGGAAA tatCCAGAGTCGTATGGAGATGAAGAAGAGATTAGGATGCAAACCATTTAAATGGTACCTGGACAATGTCTACCCGGAACTACG tgtcccGGACCACCAGGACATCGCGTTCGGAGCGCTGCAGCAGGGAGGAAACTGTCTGGACACTCTGGGCCATTTTGCTGACGGCGTGGTGGGCGTCTACGAATGCCACAACGCCGGAGGAAACCAGGTAGCGTTACTACGACGACACACACAG GAGTGGGCCCTGACCAAGGATAAGTCTGTGAAGCACATGGACCTGTGTCTGACCGTGGTGGAGCGCACGGCCGGCTCCCTCATCAAACTACAGGGCTGTCGAGAGAACGACAGCCGACAGGTAAACACG AAATGGGAGCAGATTGAGTCCAACTCGAAGCTACGTCACGTGGGTAGCAACCTCTGCCTGGACAGCCGCAATGCCAGGATGGGGGGCCTCACGGTGGAGGTCTGCAGCCCGAGCCTCAACCAGCAGTGGAAGTTCACCCTCAATCTACAATCATAG